GAACGAACCCTTTGGGATCCTTCGGGAGCGTTTCGTCAGATGGAGACTTTCGGCGCAACATGGGTTTGGATCGATGATTTGATTTGGGGTTTAATCCAGCCCTTGACCATTTCAACCGCACTCAATCGGGCACTGGATTCCTGAACCGACTGGAGAAGTCCACGCTTGTCGTCAGTGAATACTCGGACTCGGTATCGACCTCGTGAAACGCTGACATAAAATTGTTCGCGGCTCGCAGCCAGGAACGACTTGGACGAGACCGCGAGATAGACGTGATCGACGGTTTTTCCCTGAGCTGCGTGACTGGTGACGCAATACCCGTAGGTAAAGGAACGAAACCCCTTGTCGATCTTCCGGCCATCCGTCAGGTGAATGTGACCACGGTCATCAATCTTGGATACAGTTACAATTTGACCGTTGATCAGGCCCAGCCGTCGGCAGTTGCCTTGGATCAGAAGACGCTCTCCGGGTGCTACCGGAATGCATTTCACCTCAGACACATCAAAACACAACGCCTGCTTCTTGGAGACCTTCACTTTGCGACCTGCACCATTCTGAACCACCAACTGGTCACCCCGCACTTCAAGCACCTTCGCCCACTCGCCAGATCGGAAATCTCGTGTGGATCGTTGAAAGGTGAGCACCAAGCCGGGACGGTAGTTTCGGAGATCGCGCCGCTGGGCCAGCGTCCAATCCATGGAGCTGTGGGACCAGATGTCATGGTCCCTCTTCTGTAGAACGCCTTCTTGGGCGAGTCGTTCCCGCAGCACGTTGCTAATGAGGGTTATTTCCCGCCAGGTTGGCGAAACGATCAAAGTGGAACGCTTGCGCCTGACGGAGTCTACGTATTCGGCAATGAGCTGCCCATGATCCTGGGCTTCCACGATAGCCCCAAGGCGGTTGAGCCGCGAATAACCTTCGGCAATCCTTCCGGCAGCAACGGCATCCACTGCTTCCCGATACGGCTTTGGCTTCTGCCGAAGGATCTCGTCCAATTGAGCCGAATGAAGTTGAGCATGAACAGCCAACACGCGCAGGGAATCTCCCGCCTCGACGCTGTGATGCTGGCGGATGTCTCCGGAGAGGACAACACGACACCGAGCGCGTTTCGAAAGGCTGAACAGGTCATGCATTTGACCCACGGACAACAGGCTGGCCTCGTCAACAAGCAGCACCTTGCCTTTGACGGTGAGTTGTAGGGTTTCGTCTGCAAGCAATCTCTGGAGAGTCTGAGCTTCCACAAAACCGTCACGCCTCAAGACATCGACCGCCTGAGTCGTAGGAGCGCAAACGAAGACATCGTGCCCATTCTCGCGGAGGGTTCGAACAAAACGCGTCAAAAGGTGCGTCTTGCCTGTCCCCGCTCCTCCACCAATTCGCGTGACGCCGTCGGTCGACCACAACATTTTCAGCAATGCCTGGTTTTGTGCCGGACTGAGCTGAGGGTCTTCGCGGACATGTGCCGCGAAGGGTTTGTATCGGCCTGCCTGCTGATTGACCCACGCGATCAGCTCGCGTTCCAGCCTCAATGTCTCCTTCGTGGTCAGCCTACCCTCGACCGTGATAAACTCCGGACGCCTTTCCAACGCACTTCGAAGGTCTGCGTCGCGCACATCCCCCCGCCCGTGTTTCAATGCCTCTTGAAGCAGCTCATGTCGTTCCACCGTCGATCGACGTTCGAAAAGGTGATCACGAGCATAGTCCAAAGCCTGCGCAGTCGAAATGGTCGCGGCCTGCGGTCGGTAACCTCGGGCAGCTTGGCGAACCCGGTTCAATTCCGCCAACTCTTCCGGTGTGAGTTGCTCTTGCTGGTGTTTCAACAACTGCGCCTGCGTGACCTGTAGCTTCGGACCTCGAGTGGATTGTGCCAGGTGCATGCGCGTTTGTGGCGACGGTTTGGCCCCCAGCTTCTTGGCTAACTTCTCCTCTGCTCGGTCGATTTGTTCAGCACGTTTGCTGAACTTGCGGATGACCTCTAGCGAAACTCCTTCGATCTCGAATCCCTTGCGCGTGTTCCGGATTCGATACCCCAGGTCTTTCAAACCCGCTGCCAACTCACTCCGGTAGACCTCAGTGCAATAGCTCAGGGCCTCAAACATTTTCCCGGTTTGGAGCGCTTTCCAAGTTTTCTCGACGGGGTCCCATGTGGCATTGAAGACGACAAGGTGAGTGTGCAACTGCGGGTCAAGCGCACGAGAACACGCATGTTGGAACAAAATTGCCACCAACTCTCCCGTAACGCGATCCTCATCCTTACCATCCTTCCGGACACGCGTGGAAGCGAACTGCTCCATGCGGGCGACAGCGGTGCGAACCGCAGCCTCGTGCAGTTGAAGGATGCGGGCATCACCTACGGTCAGAGCCATGATCGAAACGCTCTTCGGTGCGGAGACCACGAAGTCAAAGAAGATGCGTCGCCCTGGCACCGTGAGTGCGGTGAGCTGTTCCCCGGTTATCGGATGTCGATTGTGGCACAAGCGATCGAACATCTCAGCTGTGACAGGTTGCCCAGGGTGGATCCCCAGTCGGTCGAGCCCCTTCCCGATCCAAGCTCCCTGACCTTGGGATACCCCGCCATCCCCCGGTTGGAGGTGGACCCGGAAATACTCCAGTGCTGCCTTAAGATTCTTTTGTGGCCGAGCGGAGAACATCAGGTCGATCGGGGGCACCCAAAAAGGGCAAGCCCACATCAATGACCTATCCGCGGCCAGCCCACCTTTGGTTTCAGGAATCCTTCCTTACCGGGGACGGCGGGAATTTAACGCAAAGGCGCGGGACCTGTCGCAAGGACGCTAGCAGGGAGCGAAAAGGAGACTGTAGAAGGCCAGGAATTGGAAGGGTTGGATACCAGAGGCAGGGCTGGTTCCGGAATGTCCATTGTTGTGCCGTGATCACCTACATCCCCCGTCAGCCATGCAGATCTCGGTCCAACTTGCGCCTTTGCGACAGGTCCCGCGCCGTTGCGTTTCTTCCGGGTCCCACCGGCCACCACCCCCGGGTTTCCTCTTGAATGCCCCGCGATGACCGGCTTGGATCGCGGTAAGGAGGCGTTACATGAGCGACGAGAATACCATTGCGGCGATGATTGTGGAGGCTGCCGTCGAGGTGCACCGAACATTGGGAGGTCCAGGCCTGCTGGAAGACCTGTATGAGGAATCCATGGTCGAGGAACTGACGCTGCGCGGGCTACGAGTCGAACGGCAGCAGATCATCCCCGTTTCCTACAAAGGTCGGAGGCTTCGCTACCCGCTCCGGGTGGACATGAGGGTGGAAGGCTTGGTGCTGGTCGAGAACAAGGCTGCGGTAGAATGGAACCCGATCTTCGAAGCACAAATGCTGACATACCTTCGTGTGACCCGATTGCGGCTAGGGCTAGTCATTAACTTCGGGGAACGCTGGGTGAAATCCGGTATCCGTCGGGTGGTGAACGGTCTCCCGGAATAGATCGCAAGCGGCAGAGTCTGCTCAACTCGTTCCTGGTCTTGCTTGCGTCTTTGCGACAGGTCCCGCGCCCTTGCGTTAATCCCCTGGCCCGCGTCCTCCGCGCCCTTTGCGGTTCAATCACTCGGCTTCCAACACGGGAGGGGGTTTGGGGGTGGGCAAAATTTTTATCCCCCCTTCACCCCTCCCACCCTCACCTCCTCCCATCAGACTCTACCCCTATCATCCTAACTGACAGACACCCCATCCATATCAACCACATCAACGGGTCAACCAACCTTGACCGATACAAAAACCAACCCTCATCTCTACTATACTACCCATAGACACTAACCCCTCTCTCCCGACCCCGACTTCGTTCCCCCCCAATTTAATCAAAAAAAAACCAACCCCCATCCTCGAAATCCAATCAAATCCCAACTCCCTCCTCTCGGAGAGTGGAGAGGATTCTTGGATTCCTGCGGAGTTCACTTTCGACCTTCCCGACTTCGTTTTCGGCGAATCAATCTGGTCGATTTTCGGGTCCTTGGCATTTTCTTCCCCTCGATGAATTGAACAAACCCTGGGTCTCGAAAGTGTCTGGTTTCCTCCCAGACCTTCCTGGGAAGTG
The DNA window shown above is from Verrucomicrobiales bacterium and carries:
- a CDS encoding relaxase domain-containing protein, with protein sequence MWACPFWVPPIDLMFSARPQKNLKAALEYFRVHLQPGDGGVSQGQGAWIGKGLDRLGIHPGQPVTAEMFDRLCHNRHPITGEQLTALTVPGRRIFFDFVVSAPKSVSIMALTVGDARILQLHEAAVRTAVARMEQFASTRVRKDGKDEDRVTGELVAILFQHACSRALDPQLHTHLVVFNATWDPVEKTWKALQTGKMFEALSYCTEVYRSELAAGLKDLGYRIRNTRKGFEIEGVSLEVIRKFSKRAEQIDRAEEKLAKKLGAKPSPQTRMHLAQSTRGPKLQVTQAQLLKHQQEQLTPEELAELNRVRQAARGYRPQAATISTAQALDYARDHLFERRSTVERHELLQEALKHGRGDVRDADLRSALERRPEFITVEGRLTTKETLRLERELIAWVNQQAGRYKPFAAHVREDPQLSPAQNQALLKMLWSTDGVTRIGGGAGTGKTHLLTRFVRTLRENGHDVFVCAPTTQAVDVLRRDGFVEAQTLQRLLADETLQLTVKGKVLLVDEASLLSVGQMHDLFSLSKRARCRVVLSGDIRQHHSVEAGDSLRVLAVHAQLHSAQLDEILRQKPKPYREAVDAVAAGRIAEGYSRLNRLGAIVEAQDHGQLIAEYVDSVRRKRSTLIVSPTWREITLISNVLRERLAQEGVLQKRDHDIWSHSSMDWTLAQRRDLRNYRPGLVLTFQRSTRDFRSGEWAKVLEVRGDQLVVQNGAGRKVKVSKKQALCFDVSEVKCIPVAPGERLLIQGNCRRLGLINGQIVTVSKIDDRGHIHLTDGRKIDKGFRSFTYGYCVTSHAAQGKTVDHVYLAVSSKSFLAASREQFYVSVSRGRYRVRVFTDDKRGLLQSVQESSARLSAVEMVKGWIKPQIKSSIQTHVAPKVSI
- a CDS encoding GxxExxY protein, translating into MSDENTIAAMIVEAAVEVHRTLGGPGLLEDLYEESMVEELTLRGLRVERQQIIPVSYKGRRLRYPLRVDMRVEGLVLVENKAAVEWNPIFEAQMLTYLRVTRLRLGLVINFGERWVKSGIRRVVNGLPE